One genomic window of Blastopirellula retiformator includes the following:
- the rpiB gene encoding ribose 5-phosphate isomerase B, with protein sequence MKIVVASDHAGFLYKQAILEHLQKLGHETADYGTFSPDSCDYPDFIIPAAKAVADGKFERGIVLGGSGNGEAIAANRVKGVRCAYCWNLETAKLGRKHNKANVIAIGERLIELPLALQIVDAWLAEEFEGDRHERRIAKLDEPIN encoded by the coding sequence ATGAAAATCGTCGTCGCTTCCGACCACGCCGGCTTTCTCTATAAGCAAGCGATTTTGGAGCATTTGCAGAAACTGGGGCACGAAACGGCCGACTACGGCACGTTTTCCCCTGATTCGTGCGATTACCCCGACTTCATCATCCCAGCCGCCAAAGCGGTCGCCGACGGCAAGTTTGAGCGAGGAATCGTGCTCGGGGGCTCCGGCAACGGCGAGGCGATCGCGGCCAACCGGGTGAAAGGGGTCCGCTGCGCTTACTGCTGGAACCTGGAAACGGCCAAGCTCGGCCGCAAACATAACAAGGCGAACGTCATCGCAATCGGCGAGCGGTTGATCGAATTGCCGCTGGCGCTACAGATCGTCGACGCCTGGCTGGCGGAAGAGTTTGAAGGGGATCGACACGAACGTCGCATTGCGAAGCTCGACGAGCCGATCAACTAG